The genome window ACTTTAAAATGTCTGCCTAATAAATAGGGCCTCCATTTTTGGACTGCAATCACCACAACCATCAACTCCCTTTCATAAACTGACTTTTGTTGAGCCCTCCCAGATAGTGTTTGGCTCATATAACATATTGGCCTCCCTTCTTGCATGAGTACAGCTCCAATTCCTCTGCCTGAAGCATCTGTTTCCAGTACAAACTCCTTCTCAAAATCTGGCATCACTAGCACAGGCAGTGTAGTCATAGCTACCTTTAATTTCTCAAAAGCTACTTGAGCCTCATCACTCCATTTGAAGTTATCTCTTTTGAGTAGTTGTGTTAAAGGCCAGGCAATTCTTCCATAATCCTTCACAAACTTTCTGTAATATCCAGTTAAACCTAAGAATCCCCTCAACCCTTTTAAATCCTTAGGTATAGGCCATTTGATCATATCTTCAATCTTCTTGGGATCTGCTGAGACTCCCTTTCCAGAGATGATGTGGCCTAAATATTCCACTTCTGCTTGGCCAAAGGAGCATTTCTTTCTGTTGGCATATAGTTTCTGTTCATGTAAGACTTTGAGAACCTTGGTGAGatgctcctcatgctcttccTTACTCTTGCTATAAACCAAGATGTCATCAAAGAAAACCAAACAGAATTTTCTAAGAAAAGGCCTCAACACTTCATTCATTAGGGCTTGAAATGTTGAGGGAGCATTGGTTAACCCAAAGGGCATCACTAGGTATTCATAGTGACCTTCAtgtgttctaaaagcagtcttctctATGTCTTCTTCCTTCATTCTGATCTGGTGGTAGCCAGATTTTAAATCTAGTTTAGAGAAGATGTTAGCACCTCCCAATTCATCCAGCAGCTCCTCAATCACAGGTATAGGGAATTTATTAGGGATGGTTACCTTATTCAAAGCCCTATAATCTGTGCAGAACCTCCAGCctccatccttcttcttcactagtaaaaCTGGGCTTGAAAAAGGGCTGGTGTTGTGCCTTATAATGCCAGCTTGAAGCATATCCTTCACAATCTTTTCAATCTCATTCTTCTGAAAAAATGGATATCTATAAGGCCTGATATTAGGGATAGTTGCTTCAGCTTTCAGTCGAATGGCATGATCATGCTCTCCCTTATGGGGGGTAAACCTGCAGGCAGATGGAAAACCTCTTCAAATGAATCTAACAGCTTTTTCCATTCTTCCACTTCTGACAGTCCTACCACTGTGTCAGCTTGTAAACTCTGCAGATAGAACCCTACACCTTCATCATTCAAGGCCTTCACTATAGATTTCCAAGAGGCCTGCCTGGTGCATAAGGCAGGATCTCCTTGAATCTGATATGCCTTGCCCTTCTCTTTCCACTTCAAACTCAATTCTCCAAAATTAGCCTCAATACTTCCTAGGCTAGCCAACCAGTCCATCCCTAGCACCATATCAGATCCTCCTAGTCCCATCAAGAAGAAATTCTGATTGCACTCTATTCCCTGTATGTAGAATGTCAATCCTTCACATACTCCTTGATTTTTGACTCTCTCACCATTTCCTACCTCAATCACATAGGTAGGGGTTTCCACCACCTTCAACCCTAACTCCTCCACTAGCCTTGAGTCAACAAAATTACTAGTGGCTCCTGAATCAATTAAGGTTAGTAACTCCCTATCTTTCACCTTCACCCAAACCTTAAAGGATTTGTTTGAAGTAAATCCTTCCTTACTTTGCATAGACAGCTGCAAAGTATGAAGTTCCTCCACTGGTTCCATCACTTTCCCTTGTTGCACCTCCGTTTgttcttctatttcttcttcctCACTACTATCCACACATAGTTTCAAACTCATGTGTTTGAATTTGCATACATGGTCTCTGTTCCACTTATCCCCACACTTAAAACAGAGCCCCTTCTTACTTCTTTCCTCCAATTCAGCAGGGTTCAATCTCCTCCCTTTAAACTTCTCATTCCCTCCACTGCTAGTCTTCTCATTCTCCTTTTTAAACCCTCCAAAATCTCCAGGATCCTTAATCCTCAGAGATCCTCCTCTATCCTTCCATGTTCCTCCTTTCTTTGTTAGGGCTTCATTCTTTTCTTCAATTAACAAAGCTCTGTCCATGAGTTCAGCTAAGCTCTGACTCTCATGAAGCTTCAACTCTGCCTGAATCTCTTCCCTTAATCCATTCATAAAAATGGAGTCCAACATACCTCTCTCCTCTCTTCGCAATGGAGCCACCATCATTTCAAATTTTTCCATATATTCTACCACCGTCCCCTTCTGCCTTAAGCTCAACAGAGGTCCCAACGGGTTGTGCAAGAGACCCGGTTGAAACCTCCTCATCACTGCTAACTTAAATTCCTCCCAAGTTCTTAAAGGAGCTTGTTCTTCCCACCATTGATACCAGTCCAGGGCCTTATCCTCCATAGCCAACACTACTGCTTCCAACTTCTCCTGCACCCTGACTCCATTCAGATGAAAGTATCTTTCAATGCGTACCAGCCAGCCGTACGCATCTTCACCCTTGAAGATCGGAATCTCCAGTCGTCTCCTCCCTCCGAAGAACCGGGATCCACCTTCGCCTCCCCTACGATGGTAACGAGGTCGCGACTCCCGTGACAACGTACTCCGGTCGCTACCTCCATCGTCTTCTTCCTCCTCGTACCCTCTTCCATTGCGTCTACGATTCCGAGTAGGTCTCTCTTGAATCAGTTGTCTAATCTGTTCCACCGTCACTTGTGGTCGTGCTTGTTGCTCCAACACTAGCTCACGAATTTGTGCCATCGTTCCCTCAAAGTTATCCATCCTCTGTTCGATTGTGTCGACTCTGTTTTCCATGACCTTTCGTGTAAAGACCATTCACAGAGGAGAAGAAACCAACGCTCTAGATACCAAATTGATAGGATTCAATTTAATATCTAAAAACAGTAAATAAACAAGGACAAGATTGTGTAAGAAAGTTCTGATTTTTATTAAGCTACTAGAGTTCAAATGGGATCTAGTAGTACAAGCTAAAAGTAGAAAGCTTAGAAATTGCAGAAAAAAAGATAGAAATGACAGAGGCTCTTAGAGAGGCCTATTACTCTCCCAAGTGGATATTCCACTACTCAATTTCTGCGTACCCTAATGATTGCTGAACCAATCATTAAATACTGAATCCTAGGATTTATTCTCCACTCACAGGCTGCCAACTGTCAGACCCATGTGCAGCACAATCTATTATAGATTCTATTCTCTCTCCTTCCCTTTTTGTCTTTTCCTCACATATACCTTACCATATCTATCACTGCACTTGAATAGCAAGCACAAATGCAGAATGTAAGCAATAACTCCAAACGGGTTTAGGTCAAGTTAATATACAAAGCTGAAAAATGCTCCCCAAAATAGCACACCTAAATGTTGACCTATGTGGTCACTGTCACACGTATAACTGAAGTGAGTTTATGTGTGATACAGTACACTTGCCTTAATTGATGAGAATACTTTCTCCAAATCTCTGGAAAAGGCATTAGCATTAACATCGTTGCTTGTAGCACCCATTTGAATTAAGGAAGATGCCATTGAGTCATAATCTTCAATGGCAATCGATCCTAAGAAGACTTCCATAGCAGCCCATGTTTTGGGAGATATACGACCAACAATTCCTGTAGATTGAATTTTGTTGTTTAGAGTATCGGTATAGATTGTAAAAGTACACAATATCTATACATGTATATGTATGTACAATACAAACATCTGAGAATCGTAAAATGTGTGGTGATTTAGAAGAGAAACGGCACAATTTGTAAAAGAACAAAGAAAATAACAATGATTAGAGTTTGCATAGATGATAAATTCCAAATAAAATGTATACAATTCTGAAACCTTAGCAAAGTTAACAGATGACTAAAGTACGGCAAAACGATACAACACATGTATGACCAACTGTAAACCGCGCACAAGGAAGAAAAAgcataccaaagtcaagaaatcCAATACGGCCATCACGTAGAAGCCACAGATTTCCAGCATGTACATCTGCATGAAAAGATTCACATGCAAGCAAACTTCCAAACCTGCAGCAATATTTTATGCCACGATACATTATCATGTTAAAAGACAAAGGCACGTAGAGGTAAACTGCAAAGAGAAATTTGGAGTCATACCACACATTTAGAGCAGTTATAACACTTGTCTCCGGGCTAGTAACTAATGAACTAATGGAGTCTAGGTCGGTAAGAGGAACTCCATATAGTCTTTGCATGGTTAAAACTTGCTTTGTACTACAGTTTTTATACACTTTTGGAGCTGTTGCTTGTCCAGTGAGTCCCGTTGCTTCTAAATATCTTCTGAAAGCCTCAATATTTGCAGCCTCCTTGTAAAAGTCAACCTCTTCAAGCATAGACTCCCGTATGTCCTTTACAATACCAACCTACAAAAACGAAACACATGTTACAAGAAATGAATGTAACATAGTTAAAAACTTCACTGGCGGTGAAAAAATGCCATAAAAGAAGCATTATTTTCATATTATATTTGTAGCAAGAGTATTCATGTAGAAGTAAGTGTGTCCATATTTCTTATACCAGTGATGTCCGACTTATTTCAGGATTCAAGAACTCCAATATCCGAGCaacaacataaataaaattaagatccGCCACTAATATGTCCTCTATTCCTGGTTTTAAGACCTTTATAACCACATCCTCTTGTGAGCCTTTTAGCCTGGCACCATGAACCTATATGTAATACAACAATGACATTAACACTGTAAGTTTAATAAAAATGTTATTGAAAGAGACATGAGTACACAATATACCTGTGCTATAGACGCAGAAGCAAGGGGTGTTGGGTCGACATATTCGTAAACACTTTCAATTGGTCTTCCTAGTTCCTTGCGCAAGATTGATTGaattacttcaaaagaaactgGAGGAGCTCTATCAAAACAGTTCTGGAATTCTTGTACATACTCAGCTGGAAACAGTGTCGGTGCAGACGCTACAAACTACAAGACAGAAACCAAAAATAACCATTGGTACAAAGGCTCCAAagttcaattatatattaaacttTAACTCTTAGGATTAGTTTCCACATttctttatatttcataatttgaTTCCTCAATAAATTACGATTAGAAGTCTAGTATTAGTCTGAATGATGGTTAGTGAGGAGCAAGTAATGGTATTCACTTATACCTGTCCTAATTTGATGTAGGTTGCCCCGAGGCGTTCAAACAACCTCCTCAAATAAAAGGGGGACGGTAGACCAAGTTGAAATTCTGTTGGTAACCCAGCAGATGAATTTGTTGACTgcaaaaaaatgcaagaatgctaAACAATTCTGTCTTTTTTgatgaaaaaaacaaaacaaaaaaacaaaaattgagagaaaaataGAAGACACAAACTACTATTCTAAAGGAATCAGGAACAGatgcaatttttattttcatcGACAAAAAAACAATGGTTAGCAATGTATACACCAGTAAGATATCTCAGACCTATACATTTTAAAAATAGTCCTTCCTTACCACAAGCATTGTCAATTGTGGAAAATAGCAAGTTGTTTGAAATCCACTAAACAATAGTATTATACTAGCTTCTATTTAACAACATTTTGCACTAAATAGCGTATCACGGAACAATAACCGTTTGTTCAAATCCCGCTACATTAGTTATAGCTGCTATTTAACAACACTTCATGCCATACCAACATGTTAGTTTACCTTTGATGCATCAGTTAACCACTCTTGACCAACCCCAAGGAAGGCTTGAACACCTTGAACCAACCTAAGAGCACCCCTAGGACCCGTCTCTACAGATGTCTGAACAATGTCCTCCACAAGCTTCGGCAGCTTCTCAATACTATCTGCCatatcaaatcacacaaaattacATCCATTTCAGCACAAAAACCCAAACCATTCCACAGCCTCAGAGTAATTAATTTAAGAGCAATTCATTGTGAGAGGGAATTGAAAGAAGAAACCTTGGAATCGACGAGACGAGAAAAGGTCCTGAGATTGAGCGTAGCGAGCAAAGAGAGTGAATCTCTTGGACTTATTGAGGTTCACGAAGGAAGGAGATGCCAATGGTGAACGAAGACGGTGGTGATGAATTAACGGTAGAGCGCCAGTTCTGAACCCCGAAACCGCCATGGACGGTGGAGGTTAgttgagagaagagagaagatgagtAACAACGTGGAGATTGTTTTGGTTTATGGGTATGATGTTTTCTTCTTCTCCATCAATTTCGTTTCCAGTTGCAAAATAAGTCTCCACCATAAATATTGTAGTAttagtttaattaatataatatgtaAATATTGAATTATAAagagttttaaaatatttttttaaaggaaaaattACACTCACTTTTAGACATGACGATTCTTTGACTTATAGGTGATGATTGCAAGTTAATAATCGGTAGTTGATGACAGTAGTTTATAGTAGTTGATAACTCGTGGCTAATAAATAAATGTTGTGAGTTTATAGTAGCCATTTGTTTACATAAATTCACTCACTTATTAAATTAGGATATTAACTTCATTCCTATAAGTCATTTGTTATATACTATATTTGTTAACACTGCTTGAGATCACTTTGAGGTTTTGGATAATCTTCACTTTGCTTGCCTTCTTGGGATATTTTCACAAACCATAAAACTTAGGTTTGCTTTGCTTTTTTTGGATGATCAAATTCATAAAACCATAACATCTAGGTTTTCATTTTTAACCGTTTAAGTGTTGTGCTTGATTCATTATTAGTTGTCCTTAGTTGTCATCATTAAAGTTGATGTCTTGTTTAAAGGTTTGTTACCTGGAAAATAAGGTTTCACACtctctccctttttgatgatgacaataacACATCTCTCAAGGGAGGTGGTAAAGAAACAGTATATATTTTTGGAGTGATAAAACTTCCCCTAAGTTAGATAAAGAATATATCCTCCTCCTGAGAGtatacttctccccctttgtcaaaatCAAAAAGGCGGGTAAAGATTTATTGTGAGAAATATGTAAAACAAGTGCATTTTAGACAATTATAAGAAAGGAACAACATCACATTTATACTATTACTGAAATTCAAGATTCTAAAAGGAAAATTTTACTGAATTGAAACCacaaagaaaatttgaaaaattacaagAAGAAAAATTGCAAAAAGAAAATTGGAAGTACAAAAAAGAAAGTACAATTAAGACAACTTTAATTCATCTCATCATCATCCTCACTAAAAGCCGCATGAGAGATAAGATTTTTCCTATCAATTTTCTCGATGAGCATGTTAATTTTAGCATTTAtttttctctgttcatcatagatTTCATTGTAGGGATTTGAGGGTGGAGTGTTTCTTCTTTCCCTTGTCCATCTAGGTTGTTGAGGGATGAATTCTTCGTCTTGAATTACATACCCCATTTTACTTATGGCGGCATGTTCTATTTTTGTATGTACATAGATGAGTTCCTCTTCTACAAAAGGATAGTTGGTGTAGTGTAGGATTTTTGTGATAAGTCCATATAATATAAGGTGTTGTTTTTCCTTTTGTATTCTACCATGTGGTGGAATACAATATCTGcccaattttttggtgtttggTTTTCTAAGGACCAAACAACTAGATGTCTGATTTTAGGACAATGCTATAGTTTCCCTTTCTTGGAAATGAATTGTTGTTCATGGTGTAGTGGATTAACCTAATGTTTGAAAGGAGGAGTCCAACATTGAAATGAGATGGTATGATGGTGGCATGATCAATGAGGAGAGTGTGAGCAAGAGTGTCAAAGTTAAATTCGTTACCTTCAAGATCCATTTGATCATAGTCTTGCTATATGAGCGAGAGATTGCAAATTATGGCGAAATCTTCAAGGGGATAAGGTGATGGGATATTTTTTGACTTGGGAGTTGATAATTCCATCAATGTAGGAGAGATTTGCGGAAAACATTCTTACCATCTCTGGGTATCTTTCTTGGAATTTCTAAAAAATGATTTCTTTTAGCCCTGCAGCAGTGAAGGCTTCTATTAAAGAGCAATTTTTGAAGAGCTTTTCATCTAGATAATAGGTAGAAAATATTTCTCTTTCAGAGTATAAAAGGTTGTAGTTGGTTTCTTGGGTTTGTgaggtgaaattttgagag of Vicia villosa cultivar HV-30 ecotype Madison, WI unplaced genomic scaffold, Vvil1.0 ctg.001319F_1_1, whole genome shotgun sequence contains these proteins:
- the LOC131634606 gene encoding uncharacterized aarF domain-containing protein kinase At5g05200, chloroplastic-like translates to MAVSGFRTGALPLIHHHRLRSPLASPSFVNLNKSKRFTLFARYAQSQDLFSSRRFQDSIEKLPKLVEDIVQTSVETGPRGALRLVQGVQAFLGVGQEWLTDASKSTNSSAGLPTEFQLGLPSPFYLRRLFERLGATYIKLGQFVASAPTLFPAEYVQEFQNCFDRAPPVSFEVIQSILRKELGRPIESVYEYVDPTPLASASIAQVHGARLKGSQEDVVIKVLKPGIEDILVADLNFIYVVARILEFLNPEISRTSLVGIVKDIRESMLEEVDFYKEAANIEAFRRYLEATGLTGQATAPKVYKNCSTKQVLTMQRLYGVPLTDLDSISSLVTSPETSVITALNVWFGSLLACESFHADVHAGNLWLLRDGRIGFLDFGIVGRISPKTWAAMEVFLGSIAIEDYDSMASSLIQMGATSNDVNANAFSRDLEKVFSSIKELDTEVVVAARSGTARNPAAISANVVVDERQMNALFLDVVRVSESYGLKFPREFALLLKQLLYFDRYTRLLAPNLNMLQDQRISIASNRRSNYREI